One segment of Nostoc flagelliforme CCNUN1 DNA contains the following:
- the psb30 gene encoding photosystem II reaction center protein Ycf12/Psb30, protein MDALFNAFTSINWEVIFQLLSVGLIVIAGPVVIFLLAFRNGNL, encoded by the coding sequence ATGGACGCTTTGTTTAACGCTTTTACCAGTATCAATTGGGAAGTTATTTTCCAATTGCTGTCCGTGGGGCTAATTGTGATTGCTGGGCCAGTGGTGATCTTTTTGCTGGCATTTCGCAACGGCAACCTATAA
- a CDS encoding YkgJ family cysteine cluster protein → MATWQCVKECGACCNLDPAERPDLDEYLSPPELELYLSMVGEGGWCVNFDHSTRECRIYSNRPRFCRVESEVFQDMYGVEPEEVNDFAIDCCRQQIEGVYGERSLEILSFNKAIGI, encoded by the coding sequence ATGGCAACTTGGCAATGTGTAAAAGAATGTGGAGCCTGCTGTAATCTTGATCCAGCAGAGCGTCCAGATTTGGATGAGTATCTCTCTCCACCAGAACTAGAACTCTACCTCAGCATGGTAGGCGAAGGGGGATGGTGCGTTAACTTCGACCATAGCACGCGAGAATGCCGCATCTACTCAAATCGTCCTCGTTTCTGTCGTGTGGAATCAGAAGTATTTCAAGATATGTATGGGGTTGAACCAGAAGAAGTCAACGATTTTGCTATCGACTGCTGTCGCCAGCAAATAGAAGGAGTATACGGCGAAAGAAGTTTGGAGATACTGTCTTTTAACAAAGCGATAGGTATTTAA
- a CDS encoding tyrosine-type recombinase/integrase, which translates to MVNHRSKRGTVGIEIKGNKLRLRLPRTIAEVNARYISTGLDDTPENRRLVQVKAWEIEADIQHGRLDTTLERYRFVNQLSSSQVVITRASTTTQDLRQLWLTYSEYRKPVVAITTYKQKYCGYFANHISRLPSFNPLDAETIRHYLVNNFSNDTAKRVLEQLNGCCKWAVASGLLTTNKFEGMANQLSRSWNSEDIDPFTASEREAIINAYRDNHYYNFIRFLFLTGCRPGEACALRWRNVSDTSVLFAETYNATYHLVKETKTGKPRRFPINQQLAEVLTIQRQFTSNGYNPETLVFITHYHRQAINNNTIPTALGWKNIVNTLVKEGKVSHYRPPYNCRHTFITSALEAGLTVPQVAKLVGNTPAVILKHYAGSAVVDVPVFG; encoded by the coding sequence ATGGTTAACCACCGCAGTAAACGCGGGACAGTTGGGATAGAAATAAAGGGAAATAAACTACGCCTCCGCTTGCCCCGAACAATAGCCGAAGTTAACGCTCGGTACATTTCAACTGGTTTAGATGACACGCCTGAGAACCGACGGCTGGTACAGGTGAAAGCGTGGGAGATAGAAGCCGACATACAACACGGACGACTCGACACCACGCTTGAAAGGTATAGGTTTGTTAACCAACTCTCATCATCACAGGTTGTCATAACACGGGCATCAACAACAACCCAAGACTTACGCCAACTATGGCTAACCTATTCTGAATATAGAAAACCAGTCGTGGCGATAACCACATACAAGCAAAAGTATTGTGGCTATTTTGCTAACCACATCTCTAGACTGCCATCATTCAACCCGCTCGACGCTGAAACAATACGCCACTACCTTGTTAATAACTTCAGTAATGACACAGCTAAACGTGTGTTGGAACAGTTGAACGGGTGTTGTAAGTGGGCAGTTGCGTCTGGGTTGTTAACCACCAATAAGTTTGAAGGCATGGCTAACCAGTTATCCCGCTCATGGAACAGTGAAGACATCGACCCGTTTACCGCCTCCGAACGTGAAGCCATCATCAACGCATACCGCGATAACCACTATTACAACTTCATTCGTTTCTTATTTCTTACTGGTTGTCGCCCCGGTGAAGCGTGTGCCTTAAGGTGGCGTAACGTCAGTGATACTAGCGTGTTATTTGCAGAGACGTATAACGCAACCTATCACCTCGTTAAAGAAACAAAGACGGGTAAGCCGCGACGGTTCCCTATTAACCAACAATTAGCTGAGGTGTTAACCATTCAGCGACAATTCACGAGTAATGGTTATAACCCAGAAACCTTGGTATTCATTACCCATTACCATCGTCAGGCTATTAACAATAACACAATACCTACCGCTTTGGGTTGGAAGAATATCGTTAACACGTTGGTTAAAGAAGGTAAAGTTTCACACTACCGTCCACCATACAACTGTCGCCACACCTTCATCACATCAGCTTTAGAAGCTGGGTTAACTGTGCCACAGGTTGCAAAGCTGGTTGGTAACACACCAGCAGTTATCCTCAAGCATTACGCTGGCTCGGCTGTTGTTGACGTGCCTGTATTTGGTTAA
- a CDS encoding plasmid mobilization protein yields MVNHRSRYIKTDRIYIRFTPNEKAAIAEKATHLNVTLSELIRLAVEAYNPEVSQ; encoded by the coding sequence ATGGTCAACCACAGAAGTAGATACATCAAAACCGACCGCATTTATATACGCTTCACCCCAAATGAGAAGGCAGCTATAGCGGAGAAAGCAACACATTTAAACGTGACACTTTCAGAGTTAATAAGACTCGCAGTCGAAGCGTATAACCCAGAGGTGTCGCAATGA
- a CDS encoding tyrosine-type recombinase/integrase has translation MLTTTPRPQLTTVNNTIPTLDRLVELWSVGMSDATAAQYLSDISKFRLFANNADDLTKVSALTYLEYSEYLHATYSPATVRRKLASLSSFCSFMVRLGYMKVNPMAAIKKPRVSANVSSKVLSQSQVFRLIDRCEDLRNRCLLKTLYSLGLRISECVGLKWHNFHVVNLNKVTVSIFGKGYKWREVIIPASVWNELLTLRQTQHHSNDNDFVFQSYSNRHRKQSGKQLDKDNASKVVKTCAVEAGLTDDVSAHWLRHCCASHSLANGAEISLVRDSLGHSNVAITNVYLTSNPDDCASLYIKV, from the coding sequence ATGCTAACAACCACACCACGACCACAGCTAACCACGGTTAATAACACCATACCAACCCTCGACCGTCTTGTTGAGTTGTGGAGTGTGGGAATGAGTGATGCTACAGCCGCACAATATTTAAGTGACATTAGTAAGTTTCGGTTGTTCGCTAATAACGCCGATGACTTAACCAAAGTGTCAGCATTAACCTACCTAGAATATTCTGAATACCTTCACGCCACCTATTCACCAGCGACGGTACGGCGTAAGTTAGCAAGTCTATCATCATTCTGTTCATTCATGGTCAGACTTGGTTATATGAAAGTTAACCCAATGGCGGCAATAAAGAAGCCGAGGGTATCAGCTAACGTATCGTCTAAGGTGTTAAGTCAGTCGCAGGTGTTTCGCCTCATTGACCGATGTGAAGACTTACGAAACCGTTGCTTATTGAAAACACTCTATTCATTAGGTTTAAGAATAAGTGAGTGTGTTGGTTTGAAGTGGCACAACTTCCATGTTGTTAACCTAAATAAGGTGACGGTTTCTATATTTGGTAAGGGTTATAAGTGGCGTGAGGTTATAATACCCGCCTCAGTTTGGAATGAGTTGTTAACCCTACGACAAACGCAACATCATAGTAATGATAATGACTTTGTGTTTCAGTCGTATAGCAACCGTCACCGTAAGCAGTCGGGTAAACAACTCGATAAAGATAACGCGAGTAAGGTTGTTAAAACTTGTGCGGTTGAGGCGGGTTTAACTGATGACGTTTCGGCACATTGGTTGCGTCACTGCTGCGCCAGTCATTCACTCGCCAACGGTGCAGAGATAAGTTTGGTTAGAGATAGCCTCGGTCACTCTAACGTTGCCATCACGAATGTTTATTTAACCAGCAACCCTGATGACTGCGCCAGTTTATATATCAAGGTGTAG
- a CDS encoding P-loop NTPase family protein produces MNHPTSHITLLYRLLLSTTKTSWLTAVVSFVCLPLVLSQPRGLPKLAAIGIGLTSTLACKSITNSKFELLDNTTDLNLVDRQLSIRWYSDIVSGVKQLTTSVINTPKFDDQWLANNLIIDPVKYWLATGSGNGIPLKHLLIVGGTGDGKSTFIQALAAQLNGWQFKTYDVDGTVDDWHFIPEHRRVYDINDVVSAMTDDLTLLEHRIKQRREVGKRWSDTPCLTIAEELPALVSSSEVVKEWVVSHAKRGRKPLLFIAAVAQNDTVKNLGIEGDASLRDSCFTRVYLGSKARERAEKLGNEPLLLWLKEKTHGRFIVDDRPCEFTINTHQLTNIIDDVNDTRVVHVSEFTNAIHQLTESESGVNNKTDGVHDTHASETAESLTPSSVDGFYPVVNEMRDAIKAAQNQGLSTTTIITETLGFSGRNYQLGKKLFDVLTNQ; encoded by the coding sequence ATGAACCACCCAACCAGTCATATAACACTACTCTACAGGCTGCTATTATCCACTACAAAAACATCGTGGTTAACAGCAGTTGTTTCGTTTGTATGCCTACCACTAGTGTTATCTCAACCGCGAGGGTTGCCGAAGTTAGCAGCAATAGGTATTGGGTTAACATCAACTCTCGCGTGTAAGTCGATAACCAATTCTAAGTTTGAGTTGTTAGATAATACCACCGACTTAAACCTAGTTGATAGACAGTTATCTATTCGTTGGTACAGTGATATTGTTAGCGGTGTTAAACAATTAACCACATCAGTTATTAACACTCCTAAGTTTGATGACCAATGGCTTGCTAATAATTTAATTATTGACCCTGTTAAGTATTGGTTAGCAACTGGAAGTGGTAATGGTATTCCGCTTAAACACCTGTTAATTGTGGGCGGGACAGGCGATGGTAAGTCAACGTTTATTCAGGCGTTAGCCGCTCAACTTAATGGATGGCAATTCAAAACTTACGATGTTGACGGTACGGTTGATGACTGGCATTTTATACCTGAGCATCGCCGCGTCTACGATATCAATGACGTAGTGTCAGCGATGACTGATGACTTAACACTACTAGAACACCGCATTAAACAGAGGCGTGAAGTTGGTAAACGCTGGAGTGACACCCCTTGTTTAACCATAGCTGAAGAATTACCCGCATTGGTTTCATCCTCTGAGGTTGTTAAGGAATGGGTCGTATCTCATGCCAAGCGTGGGCGTAAACCATTGCTGTTCATCGCGGCAGTGGCACAGAATGACACCGTTAAGAACCTGGGGATAGAGGGTGATGCTAGCCTACGTGACTCATGCTTTACCCGTGTTTACTTAGGTAGTAAGGCAAGGGAACGGGCGGAGAAGTTGGGTAATGAACCGCTTCTGTTGTGGTTAAAAGAGAAGACACACGGTAGGTTTATAGTCGATGACCGCCCTTGCGAGTTTACTATTAACACACATCAACTTACCAACATAATAGATGATGTTAATGATACCCGCGTTGTTCATGTGTCAGAGTTTACTAACGCTATACATCAACTTACTGAGAGTGAGTCTGGGGTTAACAACAAAACAGATGGGGTTCATGATACCCACGCTTCTGAAACGGCGGAAAGTCTTACTCCGTCTAGTGTTGACGGGTTTTATCCAGTCGTAAATGAAATGAGAGATGCTATAAAAGCCGCTCAAAACCAGGGTTTATCCACCACTACCATCATCACGGAAACACTCGGCTTCTCTGGTAGAAACTATCAACTCGGTAAGAAGTTGTTTGATGTGTTAACCAACCAGTGA
- a CDS encoding TMEM165/GDT1 family protein: MKLDSAPLDISGISQTEIELELKDSNDFNLTPAIAQPVQPVVADSPQKQQSALVIFGTTFITIFLAEIGDKTQLSTLLISAESHSPWVVFIGSAAALITTSLLGVLLGSWIATRLSPKTIEKSAGVMLLVISLMLFWDVFQG; encoded by the coding sequence GTGAAACTTGATTCTGCTCCTTTGGACATTTCTGGCATATCTCAGACTGAGATCGAGCTAGAACTGAAAGACAGCAATGATTTTAATTTAACTCCTGCGATCGCCCAACCAGTTCAGCCTGTAGTTGCCGATAGTCCTCAGAAGCAGCAATCAGCACTAGTAATTTTTGGTACAACTTTTATAACCATTTTTCTAGCAGAAATTGGAGATAAGACTCAGCTATCAACCCTGTTAATAAGTGCAGAATCTCATTCGCCGTGGGTAGTATTTATCGGATCTGCGGCTGCACTGATAACCACCAGTTTATTAGGCGTGCTTTTAGGTAGTTGGATAGCCACCCGACTCAGCCCAAAAACTATAGAAAAATCAGCAGGCGTGATGTTGTTGGTAATTTCCCTAATGCTCTTTTGGGATGTATTCCAAGGTTAG
- a CDS encoding TMEM165/GDT1 family protein: protein MDWHLLGLSFITVFLSELGDKSQLAAIALSGRCNSPRAVFFGAAGALLLTSLLGALAGGAVAELLPTRLLKAIAAVGFAILAARLLLFNNEEP, encoded by the coding sequence ATGGATTGGCATCTTTTAGGACTGAGCTTTATTACAGTTTTTTTATCAGAATTGGGTGACAAAAGTCAGCTAGCAGCGATCGCACTTTCAGGGCGTTGTAATTCTCCGCGTGCGGTATTTTTTGGTGCAGCAGGCGCATTGCTGTTGACAAGTCTGTTGGGAGCATTAGCAGGAGGTGCAGTAGCAGAATTATTACCTACACGCTTGTTAAAAGCGATCGCGGCTGTGGGATTTGCCATCCTTGCTGCACGCCTGCTGTTATTTAACAATGAAGAACCATAG
- a CDS encoding cobalamin-binding protein, giving the protein MTDSNVRIVSLIPGGTEILARLGLVDAIVGRSHECDYPPEILNRPICTEARLNSNASSGQIHDEVSNLLQSALSIYQIKTDVLEKLQPTHILTQDQCDVCAVSLHDVEKAVATLIESKPQIISLQPNLLQDIWADIERVGNTFSVDSVKVLENLEARVKICQQKIQGLSLNEQPTVACIEWTDPLMVAANWIPELVNLAGGQSLFCATGQPSPILPWETLLTTDPDIIVFMPCGFDLNRTRQEAKLLTQRPEWEKLHATKAGRVYITDGNSFFNRPGPRLVDSLEILAEILHPEIFQYGYKGTGWETL; this is encoded by the coding sequence ATGACGGATAGTAATGTGAGAATTGTTTCCCTGATTCCCGGTGGAACAGAGATTTTAGCGAGACTAGGCTTGGTTGATGCTATTGTGGGGCGATCGCACGAATGCGATTACCCTCCCGAAATCCTCAATCGCCCCATTTGTACCGAAGCACGTTTAAACTCCAACGCCTCCAGCGGCCAAATTCATGATGAAGTGAGCAATTTATTGCAATCTGCTCTCAGTATTTACCAAATCAAAACAGATGTTTTAGAGAAATTGCAGCCTACCCACATTCTCACTCAAGACCAGTGTGATGTCTGTGCTGTCAGCTTACACGATGTTGAAAAGGCAGTTGCTACACTCATTGAGAGTAAACCGCAGATTATTTCTTTACAACCTAATCTTCTCCAGGATATTTGGGCTGACATTGAGCGAGTCGGCAACACCTTTAGCGTAGACTCGGTTAAAGTTCTAGAAAATTTAGAAGCTCGCGTCAAAATTTGTCAGCAAAAAATCCAGGGACTTTCGTTAAATGAACAGCCTACTGTCGCCTGTATCGAGTGGACTGATCCTTTGATGGTAGCCGCCAATTGGATTCCTGAATTAGTTAACTTAGCAGGAGGACAGTCTCTATTTTGCGCTACAGGTCAGCCTTCTCCGATCTTGCCGTGGGAAACACTATTAACAACCGATCCCGACATAATTGTTTTTATGCCTTGTGGCTTTGATTTAAATCGCACTCGCCAAGAAGCCAAGTTATTAACTCAACGTCCAGAGTGGGAAAAACTGCACGCTACCAAAGCTGGTAGAGTCTACATCACTGATGGCAATTCTTTTTTCAATCGTCCAGGGCCACGACTGGTAGATTCTCTAGAAATTTTGGCAGAAATCTTGCATCCAGAAATTTTTCAATACGGCTACAAAGGAACCGGTTGGGAAACTTTGTAA
- a CDS encoding ATP-binding protein — protein sequence MQVVSARDITERNQSQKALQIKENRRRKQSQTLVQLARSKTFQQGDLNAALREITEAAARTLLVKRVGVWLFNQERSKIECIDLYDVNTKKHSFGNSLSEKNYPAYFQALEEERTIAADDAINDTRTQELSKSYLSVWGITSLLDAPIWLEGRLVGVVCHEHIGEERQWTLEEETFAGSIADFVTLAIEAKERNVVQEALRQSEAQFRAIFERSSIGIGLIDMKAQIVDTNLALCEILGYSREELYGKRFTDYISTQRGDLKLYKQLMSGIHTNLKTTSRVGFQPFKHQKQFVERHRIEMERRCLHQNGRLVWTHISVSVIPANNGEPEFFLAMIEDITERKEIELKLRASQEAAETASRSKSEFLATMSHELRTPLNAIMGLSQLLQQEIVGSLNEKQNEYVNCIYSSGEHLLALINDILDLSKVEADKEELLLSPLPVSDLCNYAIWTVRDRALEKGLQLTCKIDLEEDICIADERRIKQMLLNLLTNAIKFTPAGQVSLVVKKVSQGITFTVSDTGIGIDSNQFQFLFEPFKQLDSRLNRQYEGTGLGLALTRKLARLHGGDVTVTSTLGEGSQFTLFLPNPVDVQTGQDEGDEQDTAATSSPATAQNKIILLVEEEENTAIVLQDYLQTIGYKVKWIDSVNNFLEQVRDLRPNLILLDVQLVGDTNIRDLLNVLKQEPYFPDSQVVMMGFSDLLEEKLSILQAGANDYLLKPIRVVQLESILTRYLSYSGYISGIV from the coding sequence ATACAGGTGGTGTCAGCTAGAGATATTACAGAGCGCAACCAGTCCCAAAAGGCTTTACAAATCAAAGAAAATCGTCGGCGAAAACAAAGCCAGACGCTGGTGCAGTTGGCAAGAAGCAAGACATTTCAGCAAGGTGATCTCAATGCGGCTTTAAGGGAAATAACAGAGGCTGCTGCTCGGACGCTTTTAGTGAAGCGAGTTGGTGTATGGTTATTTAATCAAGAACGTTCAAAAATTGAATGCATCGATTTATATGATGTAAATACCAAGAAGCATAGTTTTGGTAACTCGCTTTCAGAAAAAAATTATCCAGCTTATTTCCAGGCTTTAGAAGAAGAACGTACCATTGCCGCAGATGATGCCATCAACGATACAAGAACCCAAGAATTATCCAAGTCTTATCTTTCAGTTTGGGGCATCACATCCCTGCTGGATGCACCGATTTGGCTAGAGGGCCGTTTGGTAGGCGTAGTCTGTCACGAACATATAGGCGAAGAACGCCAATGGACTTTGGAGGAAGAGACTTTTGCTGGCTCGATTGCAGATTTCGTGACGCTGGCTATAGAAGCAAAGGAGCGAAACGTCGTACAGGAAGCATTGCGACAGAGTGAGGCGCAATTTCGGGCGATTTTTGAGCGTTCTTCTATCGGAATTGGACTTATAGATATGAAAGCGCAGATAGTCGATACTAATTTGGCACTGTGCGAGATATTAGGATACAGCCGAGAAGAGCTATACGGCAAGCGCTTTACAGATTACATTTCCACACAAAGGGGGGATTTAAAACTTTACAAACAACTGATGTCAGGAATTCACACAAATTTAAAAACAACTTCGAGGGTAGGCTTCCAACCTTTCAAACATCAGAAACAGTTTGTCGAAAGACATCGGATTGAGATGGAAAGACGCTGCCTGCATCAAAATGGTAGGTTAGTTTGGACTCATATCTCTGTTTCTGTTATACCAGCGAACAATGGTGAACCTGAATTTTTTTTGGCGATGATTGAGGATATTACTGAACGGAAGGAAATAGAGTTGAAACTTCGTGCCTCTCAAGAAGCAGCAGAAACTGCTAGTCGGTCAAAAAGTGAATTTTTAGCAACTATGAGCCATGAGTTGCGGACGCCTCTCAATGCAATTATGGGTTTGTCGCAGTTGTTGCAACAAGAAATAGTTGGCTCTCTCAATGAAAAGCAGAACGAATATGTAAATTGTATATACAGTAGTGGTGAACATCTGCTAGCACTGATTAACGATATCCTTGATTTATCTAAGGTTGAAGCAGACAAAGAGGAACTGTTACTCTCACCTTTGCCAGTGTCAGATTTATGTAATTATGCCATTTGGACAGTGCGCGATCGCGCCTTAGAAAAGGGATTGCAACTCACCTGTAAAATTGACCTAGAAGAGGATATTTGTATTGCTGATGAGCGGCGCATTAAGCAAATGCTACTCAACCTGCTCACCAATGCGATTAAATTCACCCCAGCCGGTCAGGTATCGCTGGTAGTCAAAAAAGTATCACAAGGAATAACGTTTACAGTTTCAGATACTGGAATTGGTATAGACTCAAATCAGTTTCAATTTCTATTTGAACCGTTTAAACAACTTGACAGTCGGTTAAATCGGCAGTACGAAGGCACTGGTTTGGGTTTAGCTTTAACACGCAAATTAGCGCGTTTGCATGGTGGAGATGTGACTGTTACATCGACTTTGGGAGAAGGTAGTCAGTTCACTCTATTTCTACCAAATCCAGTGGATGTGCAAACAGGACAAGATGAAGGAGATGAGCAAGATACAGCAGCAACATCCTCCCCAGCTACCGCCCAAAATAAAATTATTTTACTTGTCGAAGAAGAGGAAAATACTGCCATAGTATTGCAAGATTATCTCCAGACAATTGGCTATAAAGTTAAGTGGATAGACAGCGTAAATAACTTTTTAGAACAAGTGCGAGACCTCCGACCAAATTTAATTTTGTTGGATGTCCAATTAGTAGGTGATACTAATATCCGGGATTTGCTAAATGTTCTCAAACAAGAGCCTTATTTCCCAGATTCGCAGGTGGTGATGATGGGCTTTAGTGACCTTCTAGAGGAGAAGCTTTCTATTCTGCAAGCTGGTGCTAACGACTATCTTCTCAAACCAATTCGGGTAGTCCAATTAGAGTCAATATTGACACGATATTTGAGTTATAGCGGCTACATTAGTGGAATTGTGTGA
- a CDS encoding IS630 family transposase, whose amino-acid sequence MHASEKYTERVQKLRAEYWTTIGEVNLADLVFIDEAGVNIAMTRRFARSPQGTRAYGDRPDGRGKNVTMIGAMSTEGIIAAMTFTGGTNRSAFETYVTQVLVPNLWPGATVVMDNFSSHKVTGIKEAIEAVGARLVYLSPYSPDFSPIENCWSKVKEFLRSQAARTYEELDQAITNALDTVTKKDIIGWFTHCCYYIAPN is encoded by the coding sequence TTGCACGCCAGCGAAAAATATACCGAACGGGTGCAAAAATTAAGGGCAGAGTATTGGACAACTATTGGAGAAGTCAACTTAGCAGACTTAGTATTTATTGATGAAGCTGGAGTTAACATCGCCATGACTAGACGCTTCGCTCGTTCGCCCCAAGGTACTCGCGCTTATGGCGATCGTCCTGACGGGCGCGGAAAAAATGTAACGATGATTGGGGCTATGTCAACAGAAGGAATCATTGCCGCGATGACTTTTACTGGTGGTACTAATAGGTCAGCATTTGAAACCTATGTTACTCAAGTTTTGGTTCCAAATCTTTGGCCTGGGGCAACTGTTGTAATGGATAATTTCAGTTCTCACAAAGTTACGGGTATAAAGGAAGCCATTGAAGCCGTTGGTGCAAGGTTAGTGTACTTGTCTCCTTATTCTCCTGATTTTTCGCCGATTGAAAACTGTTGGTCGAAAGTGAAAGAGTTTTTGCGATCGCAAGCTGCTAGAACCTACGAAGAGTTAGATCAAGCCATCACAAATGCCTTAGATACAGTGACTAAAAAAGACATTATTGGATGGTTCACTCACTGTTGTTACTATATTGCACCCAACTGA
- a CDS encoding zinc-dependent alcohol dehydrogenase has product MKAVCWHGANDVRVDTVPDPKIINPRDAIVKITSTAICGSDLHLYDGYIPTMEKGDILGHEFMGEVVELGSAVKNVKIGDRVVVPFTISCGSCFFCQKDLWSLCDNSNPNAWIPEKLMGYSPSGLFGYSHMMGGYAGGQAEYARVPFADVGLFKIPDGLTDEQVLFLTDIFPTGYMAAENCDIQPGDTVAIWGCGPVGQFAIRSAYMLGAERVIAIDRVPERLQMAKDGKAEVLNYEEVDVGEALKDMTGGRGPDACMDAVGMEAHGTGPDAFYDQVKQAVRMETDRPTALRQVIVACRKGGTVSIPGVYGGFVDKIPMGAAMNKALTFKTGQTHVHRYLRPLLDRVQNGDIDPSFVITHRLPLEQAPHGYEIFKHKKDNCIKIVLKPGQAA; this is encoded by the coding sequence ATGAAAGCAGTTTGCTGGCACGGCGCTAACGATGTACGAGTTGATACAGTACCCGATCCAAAAATCATCAATCCGCGTGATGCGATTGTTAAAATCACGTCAACGGCGATTTGCGGTTCTGATTTACATCTTTATGACGGTTACATCCCCACGATGGAAAAAGGCGACATCCTGGGTCATGAATTCATGGGGGAGGTCGTCGAGCTAGGCAGTGCCGTCAAGAATGTGAAGATAGGCGATCGCGTTGTCGTCCCCTTTACCATTTCCTGCGGCTCCTGTTTCTTTTGTCAAAAAGATTTGTGGTCGCTGTGCGATAACTCCAACCCCAACGCCTGGATACCGGAAAAACTCATGGGTTATTCTCCATCTGGTCTTTTCGGCTACTCCCATATGATGGGTGGCTATGCTGGAGGTCAAGCTGAATATGCCCGCGTTCCCTTTGCCGATGTCGGTTTATTCAAGATTCCTGATGGACTAACAGACGAACAAGTCCTGTTTCTAACGGATATCTTCCCCACTGGCTATATGGCAGCGGAAAACTGCGATATCCAGCCAGGAGATACTGTAGCGATCTGGGGCTGCGGTCCAGTCGGACAGTTTGCCATTAGAAGTGCATATATGCTAGGTGCCGAGCGCGTCATTGCTATTGATCGAGTTCCCGAACGCCTACAGATGGCGAAAGACGGCAAGGCAGAAGTCCTTAACTATGAGGAAGTTGATGTTGGTGAAGCCCTCAAAGATATGACCGGTGGGCGCGGTCCAGATGCTTGCATGGATGCTGTGGGAATGGAAGCCCACGGTACGGGTCCTGATGCGTTTTACGACCAGGTAAAGCAAGCTGTGCGTATGGAAACCGACCGACCCACTGCCCTAAGGCAAGTGATTGTTGCCTGTCGCAAAGGTGGCACTGTTTCAATTCCTGGTGTTTACGGCGGCTTTGTAGACAAGATACCGATGGGTGCTGCCATGAACAAAGCCTTAACATTTAAAACGGGACAAACGCACGTTCATAGGTACTTGCGCCCGTTACTTGATCGCGTCCAAAATGGCGATATCGACCCATCTTTTGTAATCACCCATCGTCTGCCGCTAGAACAAGCACCGCACGGCTACGAAATTTTCAAGCACAAGAAGGACAACTGTATCAAGATCGTGCTCAAGCCAGGTCAGGCTGCCTAA
- a CDS encoding type 1 glutamine amidotransferase domain-containing protein → MTEELTNKKVAILVTDGFEQVEMAQPKQVLESAGAQTHIISPKSDRVQGWNHYDKGDFFPVDVPLDKVNPADYDALLLPGGVANPDQLRTKAKAIEFIKSFFDTDKPVAVICHGPWTLIEADVVRGRRLTSWPSLKTDLQNAGAQWVDQEVVVDSNLVSSRKPDDIPAFNREMIELFSHAGQVRQTV, encoded by the coding sequence ATGACAGAAGAGCTCACAAATAAGAAAGTTGCCATTCTGGTTACAGATGGCTTTGAGCAAGTTGAAATGGCTCAACCCAAGCAAGTCCTTGAGTCAGCAGGTGCTCAAACCCACATCATTTCACCTAAGAGCGATCGCGTTCAGGGCTGGAACCATTATGACAAAGGGGATTTTTTCCCGGTAGATGTCCCTCTCGATAAAGTAAATCCAGCCGACTATGATGCCCTCCTCCTTCCCGGTGGTGTTGCCAATCCAGATCAACTTCGGACTAAAGCTAAGGCGATCGAGTTTATAAAGTCCTTCTTCGATACTGACAAGCCGGTAGCGGTGATCTGCCACGGACCTTGGACTCTGATCGAGGCAGATGTAGTGCGCGGACGGCGGCTCACCTCGTGGCCGTCGCTCAAGACCGATCTCCAGAACGCAGGTGCCCAGTGGGTAGATCAGGAAGTTGTAGTTGATAGCAACCTCGTGTCGAGCCGCAAGCCAGACGACATCCCAGCCTTCAACCGGGAAATGATCGAGCTGTTCAGCCATGCAGGGCAGGTAAGGCAGACGGTGTGA